A window of Lacibacter sediminis contains these coding sequences:
- a CDS encoding nitrous oxide reductase accessory protein NosL, with protein sequence MNRPLSPIARMLSLICGIALFVVIFVPMWRIDLTAPQYPEGLVLKIHANKLAGDVDVISGLNHYIGMRRLRTEDFVEFTILPYLIGAFALFGMLTFLVNRRWFFYTWTALYIAFGVIAMFDFYRWEYNYGHNLDPAAAIIVPGMAYQPPLIGFKQLLNFGAYSFPDVGGYIFLSVGLILVILAYREWKVKPKNIAAAGSLLLMLTMQGCSSGPQPIAFGKDACHFCRMVISDQRFGAEVITNKNKVYKFDDVHCVVSFIKSGTVPSTEIASVYLVDFAEKGKLVKAEESFLLQGDQLRSPMGGNVAAFAVADSMKKFQQDLKGVPVNWKELIQ encoded by the coding sequence ATGAATAGGCCATTATCACCAATTGCAAGGATGTTATCGCTCATTTGCGGCATTGCTTTATTCGTTGTCATTTTTGTGCCCATGTGGCGCATTGATCTTACTGCCCCGCAGTATCCTGAAGGGCTTGTATTAAAGATCCATGCGAATAAACTGGCAGGTGATGTTGATGTGATCAGCGGATTGAATCATTATATTGGTATGCGTAGACTACGCACCGAAGATTTTGTTGAGTTTACCATATTGCCCTATCTCATTGGAGCGTTTGCACTGTTTGGCATGCTTACATTTTTAGTAAACCGCCGTTGGTTCTTTTATACGTGGACTGCACTTTATATTGCCTTTGGTGTAATTGCCATGTTTGATTTTTACAGGTGGGAATACAACTACGGTCATAACCTTGATCCTGCTGCAGCCATCATTGTACCGGGAATGGCTTATCAACCACCACTAATTGGCTTTAAACAGTTATTGAATTTTGGCGCTTATTCTTTTCCTGATGTGGGAGGATATATTTTTCTTAGCGTGGGACTCATTCTTGTAATACTCGCTTACCGTGAGTGGAAAGTAAAGCCAAAAAATATTGCAGCAGCAGGTTCTTTGTTGCTGATGTTAACCATGCAGGGATGTTCAAGTGGACCACAGCCCATCGCTTTTGGAAAAGATGCCTGTCATTTTTGTAGGATGGTGATCAGCGATCAGCGTTTTGGTGCTGAAGTGATCACGAATAAAAATAAAGTGTACAAGTTTGATGATGTGCATTGTGTTGTATCATTTATCAAGTCAGGTACTGTGCCTTCAACTGAAATTGCTTCTGTTTACCTGGTTGATTTTGCTGAAAAAGGAAAACTGGTAAAAGCGGAAGAAAGTTTTCTGTTGCAGGGTGATCAGTTACGCAGTCCGATGGGTGGTAATGTAGCTGCATTTGCAGTTGCCGACAGCATGAAAAAATTTCAACAGGATCTCAAGGGAGTGCCTGTTAATTGGAAAGAACTTATTCAATAA
- the nosZ gene encoding Sec-dependent nitrous-oxide reductase, producing the protein MNSSKRMLTILLALVALQWMSCKPKGASNAAAGGSAEKAYVAPGKYDEFYNFVSGGFSGQMSVYGLPSGRLFRVIPVFSVDPEKGYGYSEESKPMLMTSNGFVPWDDLHHVSFSQTNGEIDGRWTFGNGNNTPRVARIDNKTFRTAEIIEIPNSAGNHSSPFITENSEYLVAGTRFSIPVGDNQDVPIESYKDNFKGVISFISIGKEHGEMDIAFQLLLPGVNFDLSRAGKGPSHGWFFFSCYNSEQANTLLEVNASQRDKDFILAVNWKKAEEYLKAGKGVKKQVRYAHNTWDEKTHSAKHEIRTEVTVLDPAILKDICYFIPCPKSPHGCDTDPTGEYIVGSGKLAAIIPVFSFTKIQKAIADKTYDGEYGGIPVIKYEAALHGEVKKPGLGPLHTEFDDKGNAYTSFFVSSEIVKWNVKSLEVLDRVPTYYSIGHLSIPGGDTRKPWGKYVVAYNKITKDRYLPTGPELTQSAQIFDISGDKMQLILDFPTIGEPHYAGSMPASLIKDKSVKIFKIDENQHPYAAKGEKESKVVREGNKIHVYMTSIRSHFAPDNIEGVKLGDEVYFHVTNLEQDWDVPHGFAIKGALNAELLIMPGETQTLKWVPEKVGVFPFYCTDFCSALHQEMQGYLRVSPAGSNVPLSFSLGKKGADAAEKPASK; encoded by the coding sequence ATGAACAGCTCTAAAAGAATGTTGACGATCCTGCTTGCTTTAGTTGCTTTGCAATGGATGTCATGTAAACCCAAAGGCGCTTCTAATGCTGCTGCCGGTGGCTCTGCTGAAAAAGCGTATGTTGCTCCCGGTAAGTACGATGAATTTTACAATTTTGTTTCCGGTGGTTTCAGCGGGCAAATGAGTGTGTATGGTTTGCCCAGCGGCCGTTTGTTTCGTGTGATTCCTGTATTCTCTGTTGATCCTGAAAAAGGATACGGTTACAGCGAAGAATCAAAACCTATGTTGATGACCTCAAATGGTTTTGTTCCATGGGATGATCTTCATCACGTTTCATTCTCTCAAACAAATGGTGAAATTGATGGACGCTGGACGTTTGGTAACGGTAACAACACACCTCGTGTTGCAAGGATCGATAACAAAACTTTCCGCACAGCCGAGATCATTGAAATACCGAACAGCGCAGGTAATCACTCATCTCCATTTATTACGGAGAATTCAGAGTATCTCGTAGCAGGTACACGTTTCAGTATTCCTGTTGGCGATAACCAGGATGTGCCTATTGAATCATACAAAGACAATTTTAAAGGTGTGATCAGTTTCATCAGTATTGGTAAAGAACATGGTGAAATGGATATTGCGTTCCAGTTATTATTACCAGGTGTAAACTTTGATCTGAGTCGTGCAGGTAAAGGACCCAGCCATGGTTGGTTCTTCTTTAGTTGTTACAATAGTGAGCAGGCAAATACCTTATTAGAAGTAAATGCATCACAACGTGATAAAGACTTTATTCTTGCTGTAAACTGGAAAAAAGCAGAAGAGTATCTGAAAGCGGGTAAGGGTGTAAAAAAACAAGTGCGTTATGCGCATAATACATGGGATGAAAAAACACATTCAGCCAAGCATGAGATCAGAACAGAAGTAACTGTGCTTGATCCTGCAATATTGAAAGATATCTGTTATTTCATTCCTTGTCCTAAATCACCACATGGTTGTGATACAGATCCAACAGGTGAATACATTGTAGGTAGTGGTAAACTGGCTGCTATCATTCCTGTGTTCTCTTTCACAAAAATTCAGAAAGCAATTGCTGATAAAACTTACGATGGTGAATACGGTGGCATTCCTGTAATTAAATACGAAGCAGCGTTACATGGTGAAGTAAAAAAGCCAGGTCTCGGACCATTACATACAGAGTTTGATGACAAAGGCAATGCTTACACTTCATTCTTTGTGAGCAGTGAAATTGTAAAGTGGAATGTAAAAAGCCTGGAAGTACTTGATCGTGTACCTACTTATTATTCTATTGGTCACCTTTCAATTCCAGGTGGCGATACAAGAAAGCCTTGGGGTAAATATGTGGTGGCTTATAACAAGATCACAAAAGACCGTTATCTGCCAACAGGACCTGAGTTAACACAAAGTGCTCAAATATTTGATATAAGTGGCGATAAAATGCAACTCATCCTCGATTTCCCAACTATTGGTGAACCACACTATGCAGGTTCAATGCCGGCATCGTTGATCAAAGACAAAAGTGTGAAAATTTTTAAGATTGATGAGAACCAGCATCCATATGCAGCAAAAGGTGAAAAAGAATCAAAAGTAGTGCGTGAAGGAAATAAAATTCATGTGTACATGACATCGATCCGTTCACACTTTGCACCCGATAATATAGAAGGTGTTAAGCTGGGTGATGAAGTATATTTCCACGTAACTAACCTTGAGCAGGATTGGGATGTACCACATGGTTTTGCCATTAAAGGTGCATTGAATGCAGAGTTGCTCATTATGCCTGGTGAAACACAAACATTAAAATGGGTGCCGGAAAAAGTTGGAGTATTCCCATTCTATTGTACAGATTTCTGTAGTGCATTGCACCAGGAAATGCAAGGCTACCTTCGTGTATCGCCAGCAGGAAGTAATGTGCCACTGTCATTCAGTTTAGGTAAGAAAGGTGCTGACGCTGCAGAAAAGCCAGCGAGCAAATAA
- a CDS encoding c-type cytochrome, with protein MKKMLIVFSFLGFVYACNNETSSDKTSGTESTTKTTTDNGNPSYDPERGAGKFTNVDVKPELDKVMAEAGLKVYDVKCGSCHKLTDEKLVGPGWKGVTTRHKPEWIMNFVTNVDEMLNKDPKAMAQLELCLVRMPNQNLTDDDARHVYEFMRKNDGVK; from the coding sequence ATGAAAAAAATGCTCATCGTCTTTAGTTTTCTAGGTTTTGTATACGCTTGTAATAATGAAACATCATCTGATAAAACATCAGGCACAGAATCAACCACAAAAACAACTACTGATAATGGTAACCCATCTTACGATCCTGAAAGGGGTGCCGGTAAGTTTACCAATGTAGATGTAAAGCCTGAACTGGATAAAGTAATGGCGGAAGCTGGTTTGAAGGTATATGATGTTAAATGCGGAAGCTGCCATAAACTGACCGATGAAAAACTGGTGGGACCAGGTTGGAAAGGTGTAACAACACGTCACAAACCTGAGTGGATCATGAACTTCGTGACTAACGTAGATGAAATGCTTAATAAGGATCCGAAAGCGATGGCTCAATTGGAGCTGTGCCTTGTTCGTATGCCTAACCAAAATTTAACCGACGACGACGCAAGACATGTGTATGAATTCATGCGTAAGAATGATGGTGTTAAATAA
- a CDS encoding Crp/Fnr family transcriptional regulator has translation MQATTIGIIDLDLLLAWGATFHNLDKGQVLFCEDDPAHFYYQVVEGRIKMCNCNEEGKEFIQGMFEAGESFGEPPLFDGGVYPASAEADEASVVIRLRKENFLQLLKENFDIHFGFTQTLARRLRFKSLISKEISSYGPMHRVSTLLQEYKRSKGIADNELLKIELTRQQIADMTGLRVETVIRSIRELERNGHLKIERGKVYC, from the coding sequence ATGCAGGCAACTACTATCGGTATTATTGATCTGGATCTGCTCCTTGCGTGGGGCGCAACCTTTCACAACCTTGACAAAGGACAGGTACTTTTTTGTGAAGATGATCCTGCACATTTCTATTACCAGGTAGTGGAAGGAAGGATTAAAATGTGTAACTGTAACGAAGAAGGAAAAGAATTTATACAAGGGATGTTTGAAGCAGGTGAAAGCTTTGGCGAACCTCCTTTGTTTGATGGCGGCGTTTATCCTGCCAGTGCAGAAGCCGACGAAGCATCAGTCGTTATTCGTTTACGAAAAGAAAATTTCCTGCAACTGCTGAAAGAAAACTTCGATATCCATTTTGGTTTTACACAAACACTTGCACGCAGGCTTCGTTTTAAATCATTGATCTCAAAAGAAATTTCATCATATGGTCCCATGCATCGTGTAAGCACGTTGTTGCAGGAGTATAAAAGAAGTAAAGGCATTGCGGATAATGAATTACTAAAAATAGAACTCACACGCCAGCAGATAGCCGATATGACAGGCTTACGGGTTGAGACAGTTATCCGTTCCATTCGTGAACTGGAACGAAATGGTCATTTAAAAATTGAACGGGGCAAAGTGTATTGCTGA
- a CDS encoding S41 family peptidase — protein sequence MIMMPFVASSQLLTAKDSVHFLLDTTIGIMQQKALNAHKVDWSGLKKELKEQTANVKTVAEGGFVFTKLYNELSDVHGAFFYKDTMFRSTGKIRNLHKINAVTEAELVKGPKIVAQMITPDIAFLRIPVIVAQDTASVDKIANRINDSIMLMMKRNPKGIIIDLRLNQGGNMFPMIAGLRSLFKEGIVSDSYSHTVKEGEGKVFFRNDSLITGYYKIKINSFTDYSDLPVAVLIGPSTASAGECTAAALTFRNNTILIGEESMGLTSGNEGFELLPSAGFNLAVSVLKDGQGKILYDCIKPDIEVEGGDNFQLLSKDEKVKTAVMWIKKQNK from the coding sequence GTGATAATGATGCCGTTTGTTGCATCATCACAGTTGTTAACGGCTAAAGATTCAGTACACTTTCTACTTGATACAACGATCGGTATTATGCAGCAAAAGGCATTGAATGCACATAAAGTTGATTGGTCGGGGTTAAAAAAGGAACTGAAAGAACAAACGGCGAATGTAAAAACAGTAGCGGAGGGCGGATTTGTATTTACAAAATTATACAATGAGCTAAGTGATGTTCATGGTGCTTTTTTTTATAAAGACACCATGTTCCGCAGCACAGGAAAAATCAGAAACCTGCACAAGATCAATGCCGTTACGGAAGCTGAATTAGTGAAAGGTCCGAAAATTGTTGCCCAAATGATAACCCCGGACATTGCTTTTTTAAGAATTCCGGTAATAGTAGCTCAAGACACAGCATCCGTAGATAAAATTGCAAACAGGATCAATGATTCCATTATGTTAATGATGAAACGGAATCCAAAAGGTATCATTATCGATTTGCGTTTAAATCAGGGTGGAAATATGTTTCCAATGATTGCAGGGTTACGAAGCCTTTTTAAGGAAGGTATTGTTAGTGATTCGTATTCCCATACTGTAAAAGAAGGCGAAGGAAAAGTTTTCTTCAGAAATGACAGTCTTATAACCGGTTACTATAAAATTAAAATAAATTCCTTCACCGATTATTCGGATTTGCCTGTTGCTGTACTGATAGGGCCATCCACTGCAAGCGCCGGTGAATGCACTGCGGCTGCACTTACATTTCGAAATAATACGATTTTAATTGGGGAGGAAAGTATGGGATTAACAAGTGGCAACGAAGGTTTTGAATTATTGCCTTCAGCGGGATTTAATCTTGCTGTAAGTGTACTTAAGGACGGACAGGGAAAGATATTATATGATTGTATAAAGCCGGATATTGAAGTTGAAGGCGGTGATAATTTCCAGCTGTTATCAAAAGATGAAAAAGTGAAAACAGCTGTGATGTGGATCAAAAAACAAAATAAATAG
- a CDS encoding S41 family peptidase produces the protein MKPVINLVIYLLLTLHAATAQVTKEQKSEAIDSVIKLMNERYIFPETAKKIELHLRKQQSNKAYDTISSAEAFAAKLTTDVRSICHDKHVTIRYSAEPLAINRNNDLMQISEEERKGYAEFLRFENYGVKKLEVLRGNIGYIDFKFLCGTEYAGDFYAAMMNYVQHTDALIIDFRHCGGAMSDNVIPFLCSYFFTDKTHLNDLYWRERNFTQQTWTQVVVPGKKYLNKPIYILTSGGTFSGAEEMAYDLKNLKRATIIGEVTGGGANPGGSVNLTKHFNMFLPVGRAINPITKTNWEGVGVQPDSLIMPRLALQKAHILAMKSSFNTSTDPGWKDELIRLIAQVEKETPVFTKVTFRLKGYANAKEVSVAGSFNEWSASSAKMKRQGDEWIVETIAEPGKHMYKFVIDGQWIIDPGNKETEMENGYSNSVVIVK, from the coding sequence ATGAAGCCTGTCATAAACCTTGTCATCTATTTACTTCTTACGCTTCATGCTGCCACTGCACAGGTAACAAAAGAACAAAAATCAGAAGCGATCGATAGTGTTATTAAGTTGATGAATGAGCGCTACATCTTTCCTGAAACAGCAAAGAAAATCGAACTTCACCTGCGAAAACAGCAATCAAATAAAGCTTATGATACAATTAGCAGTGCTGAAGCTTTTGCTGCAAAATTAACAACCGATGTAAGAAGTATCTGTCATGATAAGCATGTAACGATCCGTTATTCGGCCGAGCCATTAGCTATAAACCGTAACAATGATCTGATGCAGATATCGGAAGAAGAACGGAAAGGCTATGCTGAATTTCTTCGTTTTGAAAACTATGGCGTAAAGAAACTGGAGGTTTTAAGAGGTAATATCGGTTATATCGATTTTAAATTTTTATGTGGAACAGAATATGCCGGTGATTTTTACGCAGCCATGATGAACTATGTACAGCACACCGATGCACTCATTATCGACTTTCGCCATTGTGGTGGTGCCATGAGTGACAATGTGATCCCTTTTCTTTGCAGTTATTTCTTTACTGATAAAACGCACTTAAATGATCTTTACTGGCGTGAGCGGAATTTTACACAACAAACATGGACACAGGTAGTAGTGCCCGGCAAAAAATATCTCAACAAGCCAATTTATATTTTAACCAGCGGTGGTACTTTTTCCGGTGCTGAAGAAATGGCTTATGATCTTAAAAATTTAAAACGTGCAACCATCATTGGCGAAGTAACAGGTGGTGGTGCAAATCCCGGCGGCTCTGTAAATCTTACAAAGCACTTCAATATGTTTTTACCTGTTGGCCGTGCTATTAATCCTATCACCAAAACAAACTGGGAAGGGGTTGGTGTGCAACCTGATAGTTTGATCATGCCAAGACTTGCATTACAGAAAGCACATATACTGGCAATGAAAAGCAGTTTCAATACATCAACTGATCCGGGATGGAAAGATGAGTTGATACGCCTGATCGCACAGGTAGAAAAAGAAACTCCTGTGTTTACTAAAGTTACATTCCGGTTGAAGGGTTATGCCAATGCAAAAGAAGTTTCGGTGGCAGGAAGTTTTAACGAATGGTCGGCTTCCTCTGCGAAAATGAAAAGGCAAGGTGATGAATGGATCGTTGAAACGATTGCAGAACCGGGCAAACACATGTACAAATTTGTAATTGACGGGCAGTGGATCATTGATCCAGGTAATAAAGAAACAGAAATGGAAAATGGATATTCAAATTCAGTTGTAATAGTAAAATGA
- a CDS encoding dihydrofolate reductase family protein: MSRKVIVYIAASVDGYIAGADGDISFLSKVEKEGEDYGYAAFISTVDTVVLGKNTYDKVLSMGYPFPHADKDAYVITRTERETKGFTHFHNGDVAELITTLKKKEGKNIFIDGGAFVVNELLKKRLVDELYLSYIPVLLGDGIKLFSTGIPLQNLELLTVKKFETGLVQLHYRFVKA, encoded by the coding sequence ATGAGCAGGAAAGTGATTGTTTATATTGCTGCAAGTGTTGATGGTTATATTGCTGGAGCTGATGGGGATATTTCGTTTCTTTCAAAAGTAGAAAAAGAAGGAGAGGACTATGGCTATGCCGCTTTCATTTCAACAGTTGATACGGTTGTATTGGGTAAAAATACATACGATAAAGTTTTGTCCATGGGTTATCCTTTCCCACATGCTGATAAGGATGCTTATGTCATTACAAGGACAGAACGGGAAACGAAAGGCTTTACCCATTTTCACAATGGTGATGTTGCGGAGCTGATAACAACACTGAAAAAGAAGGAAGGAAAGAATATTTTTATTGATGGAGGGGCATTTGTCGTGAATGAATTATTAAAAAAGAGGTTGGTTGATGAGTTATATCTTTCTTACATACCCGTTTTACTTGGTGACGGTATTAAATTGTTTAGTACCGGAATTCCTTTACAAAATCTCGAATTGCTAACAGTAAAAAAATTTGAAACGGGTCTCGTACAGCTTCACTATCGTTTTGTAAAAGCCTGA
- a CDS encoding serine hydrolase domain-containing protein, which yields MKLIIFLFVFGLQYSFAQLPADKKLKVDSLIQQYIETKQFSGCVLVAKNNEVLYQQAFGYANREEQVPNRIATNFNIASMGKTFTATLIMQLVQEGKLSIDQTLASILPEYNVKKADSITVWHLLTHTSGVGNYMMHVNFEAERHQLKSLNDVMPYVVAMDPTLDYVGQRHDYSNSGFILLGKIIEKITGKSYMQNLEERIFKPAGIKRSYIHYPATFVAPNEATPYLAYTGKTFINAAAEEFPAFSDGGMQSNVIDLYRFAKALLNGKLLSATMRDSMWSGKVATGRADKYSFGWVDEQTDFGKRTYSHSGGGKGFSSDLKIVKEDGYIVIVLINNRVNPREVTNNILRILYSKDTRKPEKYLENVLMEVTEQKGFDYVRTNYKSILKEKGFDKTPNPWVYIMFSDMFEMMKDFDKAFEVIEMGREEFPKEASLYNVTGQLYANQKKFKEAAEWFNKALAINPEDEFAKMMLKNISTKL from the coding sequence ATGAAACTTATCATCTTCTTATTTGTATTCGGACTGCAATATTCATTTGCCCAACTTCCGGCAGATAAAAAATTAAAAGTTGACAGTCTTATTCAGCAGTATATAGAAACCAAACAGTTCTCAGGTTGTGTACTTGTTGCAAAGAATAATGAAGTATTGTATCAACAGGCATTTGGCTATGCCAACAGGGAAGAACAGGTGCCCAACCGAATCGCTACTAATTTTAATATTGCTTCAATGGGAAAAACCTTTACTGCCACACTTATTATGCAGTTGGTACAGGAAGGGAAATTATCCATTGATCAAACACTCGCATCTATACTTCCTGAATACAACGTGAAGAAAGCAGATAGCATAACAGTGTGGCACCTGCTGACACATACATCAGGCGTTGGCAACTATATGATGCATGTAAATTTTGAAGCAGAGCGTCATCAACTGAAATCGTTGAATGATGTAATGCCTTATGTAGTAGCCATGGATCCAACGTTGGATTATGTTGGACAGCGTCACGACTATTCGAATTCCGGGTTTATTTTATTGGGGAAGATCATTGAAAAAATCACCGGTAAGTCGTACATGCAAAACCTGGAAGAACGGATTTTCAAACCCGCAGGCATCAAACGTTCATACATTCATTATCCGGCAACTTTTGTTGCACCAAATGAAGCAACTCCTTACTTAGCTTACACAGGAAAAACATTTATCAATGCAGCAGCAGAAGAATTTCCTGCTTTTTCTGATGGTGGTATGCAGTCGAACGTGATCGATCTTTATCGTTTTGCAAAAGCATTACTGAATGGCAAACTTCTTTCGGCCACCATGCGTGACAGTATGTGGAGTGGGAAAGTTGCAACAGGCAGAGCAGATAAATACAGTTTTGGTTGGGTTGATGAACAAACAGATTTTGGGAAAAGGACTTACAGCCATAGTGGAGGTGGTAAGGGTTTTTCATCTGATCTCAAGATCGTAAAGGAGGATGGATACATTGTGATTGTATTGATCAATAACCGGGTGAACCCACGTGAAGTAACAAATAACATTTTGCGTATTCTTTACAGTAAGGACACCCGCAAACCTGAAAAGTATCTTGAGAATGTATTAATGGAAGTAACAGAGCAGAAAGGGTTCGACTATGTGCGTACGAATTATAAATCCATTCTAAAAGAAAAAGGATTTGATAAAACACCAAACCCCTGGGTATATATCATGTTCTCTGATATGTTTGAAATGATGAAGGACTTTGATAAAGCGTTTGAAGTAATTGAAATGGGGAGGGAGGAATTTCCAAAAGAAGCATCTTTGTATAATGTAACCGGCCAATTGTATGCTAATCAGAAAAAGTTTAAGGAAGCTGCTGAATGGTTCAATAAGGCGCTTGCAATTAATCCGGAAGATGAGTTTGCAAAGATGATGCTGAAGAATATCAGCACTAAGTTATAA
- a CDS encoding serine hydrolase domain-containing protein gives MKHLSIVVAVACLFLLASCRQDVYSTAVTPVAGSLPENENHPMKDSLDFILNKHIAKGVPGAQVMVKNADGWYITNGGYAKPETKTAMSDNMTAWVYSISKTYLATVALRLKEKGILNLDARIADFISQDILQHIANGDKITVRQLMNHSSGLRNHTVEPSFQLFQLNNPFTVLSLKEKIKFIYDKPALFEPGTDFFYSNSGYALLQWVVEKASDKPYAQVLQEEILQPLNLTKTFYGVTDQQMLNLGFPNYYFERYNNGQLENVTKWNNTIAKGLEGYGGIAANGTDVIRFMEALINGNIISAASLQEMRTWIQGKESTEPDYGLGLEYFGSYNKTVPTVTYGHEGDGIGGTTQVLYVPVNNTYIFITINAGRQLFGEYLFRTSDLKIDLCRYVATYR, from the coding sequence ATGAAACATCTTTCGATCGTTGTGGCCGTAGCCTGTTTATTTCTTTTAGCTTCGTGCAGACAGGATGTATATAGCACCGCTGTTACTCCGGTTGCAGGCTCGTTACCAGAGAATGAGAATCACCCAATGAAAGACAGTCTCGATTTTATTCTGAATAAACATATTGCCAAAGGTGTACCGGGTGCCCAGGTAATGGTGAAGAATGCCGATGGCTGGTATATTACAAACGGCGGGTATGCAAAACCTGAAACAAAAACTGCTATGTCGGATAATATGACGGCATGGGTTTACAGTATTTCAAAAACCTACCTGGCCACTGTTGCGTTGCGGTTAAAAGAGAAAGGTATATTGAATCTTGATGCACGTATAGCTGATTTTATTTCGCAGGATATATTACAGCATATTGCAAACGGCGATAAGATCACTGTTCGTCAATTGATGAATCATAGCAGTGGATTAAGAAATCATACAGTCGAACCTTCTTTTCAATTATTTCAACTCAACAATCCATTTACGGTCTTGAGTCTTAAAGAAAAAATAAAATTTATTTACGATAAGCCTGCGTTGTTTGAACCTGGAACAGATTTTTTCTATAGCAACAGCGGCTACGCATTGTTACAATGGGTTGTAGAAAAAGCAAGCGATAAACCCTATGCACAGGTTTTACAGGAAGAAATATTGCAGCCATTAAATCTTACAAAAACGTTCTATGGAGTTACTGATCAGCAAATGCTGAATCTGGGTTTCCCGAATTACTATTTTGAACGTTACAATAATGGCCAGCTCGAAAATGTAACTAAATGGAATAATACCATTGCAAAAGGTTTGGAAGGTTACGGCGGTATTGCAGCAAATGGAACTGATGTGATCCGTTTTATGGAAGCACTCATCAACGGAAATATCATCAGTGCAGCTTCATTACAGGAAATGCGCACATGGATACAGGGAAAAGAAAGTACAGAACCCGACTATGGCCTGGGTCTTGAGTATTTTGGGAGTTACAATAAAACTGTACCTACTGTTACATATGGACACGAAGGCGATGGCATAGGAGGCACCACACAGGTTCTATATGTCCCTGTAAATAATACATACATTTTTATTACGATCAATGCCGGCAGGCAGTTGTTTGGTGAGTATCTATTCCGGACTAGCGATCTGAAAATAGATCTGTGCCGCTATGTGGCAACCTATCGTTAA